TTTACTGTTAGTCGCTTTATTTCTAATTAATTAGATTCCGCTTTGCGGATTACAATTTTTCTATAAGTTTTGTGAAAAGGGTAACCATATCAGGTTCTGCTTTCGCGGCAGCTGCCATAATATCCGCGATTTCTACGGGCTGCAGATTTTCAGGATCACATTCATCTGTAATAACTGAAAGCGCTGCGACCGGCAGATCCAGATGGTTGGCGACAATTACTTCGGGAACAGTACTCATCCCTACAGTATCTGCGCCTATAATTTTAAGATAGCGATACTCGGCGCGAGTCTCCAACTGAGGTCCCACTACCGAAACATAAACGCCTTCGTGAAGGGTAATCCCTTTTTCTGCGGCTGTTTCTTTCAGGATTTTGATCATTTCAGCATCATAAGGTGCGCTCATATCTGTAAAACGAGAACCCAATTGCTCTACACCTTTAAAGGCTAAAGGCGAACCACCTTGC
The sequence above is a segment of the Leeuwenhoekiella sp. MAR_2009_132 genome. Coding sequences within it:
- a CDS encoding purine-nucleoside phosphorylase, whose translation is MKKFIEESAQFLKSRGFEAPEVGIILGTGLGQFVDQVDIISSVSYNHIPNFPTATVEFHTGKLIYGTLGGKKVIVMQGRFHIYEGYTLRDVSYPVRVMKELGIQKLLISNAAGAINLNYKKGEIMLIEDHINLQGGSPLAFKGVEQLGSRFTDMSAPYDAEMIKILKETAAEKGITLHEGVYVSVVGPQLETRAEYRYLKIIGADTVGMSTVPEVIVANHLDLPVAALSVITDECDPENLQPVEIADIMAAAAKAEPDMVTLFTKLIEKL